A genomic stretch from Musa acuminata AAA Group cultivar baxijiao unplaced genomic scaffold, Cavendish_Baxijiao_AAA HiC_scaffold_1138, whole genome shotgun sequence includes:
- the LOC135671217 gene encoding SCAR-like protein 2 isoform X2: MPLVRLELRNEYGLGDPELYRGGFRKEEPKAILDGVAVSGLVGILRQLGDLAEFAADVFHDLHEQITATAVRGRQMMTRVQNIESTVPSIEKAFGKQTSYVHFAYVAGSDWHARVRDEQSSLLSTELPRFMMDSYEECRDPPRLFLLDKFDHAGTGACLKRYSDPPYFKRVWTASQMENSENFQKEKKVHKTKRKGSRPRHGEVKHAVYISHHDSSDIRFASPSIDGQRFSAVNVSSPDMRLNLEFLSRSTSFASKTRENYAEQTSYVNPQGVPDDLDYSEVPNPNLHSKDSHLSVPVLHDEPSADGLYNVAQHDLPQEQSVPRSSSVTWDEKLEIVKPTSPVSYNDILVDRVQDLENVISVQDSEPLQVNFKTENVEHAKIEALNQEDILCHIDKTSVPLSGVSHFDEVSSETDNYVDAPNTLDSESETEAGCHTKSEVQILSNFSSQGMEPRTEMRQVIAVQSSEPSDVEAHNSSRSSLSQDVTPKSLHLSSLNGSEHVQSSYATEFLQKQEQTVVDDFCERNAPNISETKIHAYECIDSVLSPISGTFSSRTMMLAETRCEGSILKPDPLADVSGVPSIKLWTNGGLLGVEPSKPPELGSVNTQNAACMQNEPTSVDANSQGKVAGEPTNLDSSVQSNSTEDHFFARGYNTVQKFKGSPSCHNNQHVDNVKQDSNVSAEPFLQRKFEHNSEDTDVSNYASSDKLDMTRNSASSGAPLTDIYCTGSRQNGPSQSTVGISSSFSELAQRFLANTIHREASLSMPSGNINTEIRKPKGATSCLHDDIEVSNEVASQRTDEQSTNKKVAHVPAKEPVSFTSYYHEQSSPPLEYMKISSHPMNGLDNSNLKLDFSGGNLHENSEDATFPSFQLHHGPVDNLPVVLSESDDDTFHRSCPYSSEELLSPRSYTSSEQWEQEGRSEYVDHELNNVPYRFQSSTTSISRSMGFEQMNHSSISKPDGLENFDAIIDSSKVPSQSVSAMELPGLDSVLSVKNQQERKFPSLRENPANVEVQSTNELPPPPPLPPMQWRTFKLSIKLDDNDPNISSNLNHLDELQPLRCPSQIKEQYSPGSPFVNEPISPHSDKIQDQLKLNWEKKSTRSVSHKEVDRREDLLDQIRNKSFNLRRAKISMPRDIPRPKTSITNANVAAILEKASAIRQAFVGSDEGGDDDNWTDA, from the exons ATGCCGTTGGTGCGGTTGGAGTTGAGGAACGAGTACGGGTTGGGAGATCCGGAGCTGTACAGGGGAGGGTTCAGGAAGGAGGAGCCGAAGGCGATCTTGGATGGCGTCGCCGTCTCCGGCCTCGTGGGGATCTTGCGGCAGCTGGGCGACCTCGCCGA ATTTGCTGCGGATGTTTTCCATGACTTGCATGAACAAATAACGGCCACAGCTGTACGAGGGCGTCAAATGATGACACGAGTACAGAACATAGAATCAACAGTTCCATCTATTGAGAAGGCCTTTGGAAAACAAACAAGCTACGTACATTTTGCATATGTTGCGG GTTCCGACTGGCATGCCCGTGTTCGAGATGAGCAAAGCAGCCTCCTCTCCACTGAATTGCCACGCTTTATGATGGATTCATATGAAGAATGCCGTGATCCACCTCGTTTGTTCCTGCTTGACAA ATTTGACCATGCCGGCACTGGAGCTTGTCTGAAAAGGTATTCAGATCCACCCTATTTTAAGAGGGTGTGGACTGCATCACAAATGGAAAATTCTGAAAATtttcaaaaggaaaagaaagttcaTAAAACCAAG AGGAAAGGATCAAGACCTAGACATGGAGAAGTTAAACATGCAGTCTACATATCTCATCATGATAGTAG TGATATAAGATTTGCATCCCCAAGCATTGATGGGCAAAGATTTTCTGCTGTGAATGTATCTTCACCTGATATGAGgttaaatcttgaatttttaAGTAGATCTACATCTTTTGCTTCAAAGACTAGAGAGAACTATGCCGAACAAACTTCATATGTAAATCCTCAGGGGGTGCCTGATGATCTAGACTACAGTGAAGTGCCTAATCCTAATTTACATAGCAAAGATAGCCATCTAAGTGTTCCTGTTCTACATGATGAGCCAAGTGCAGATGGTTTGTATAATGTTGCTCAACATGATTTGCCGCAAGAACAAAGTGTTCCCAGATCATCTTCTGTTACATGGGATGAAAAATTGGAAATAGTTAAGCCTACAAGTCCAGTATCATACAATGACATACTCGttgacagggttcaagatttagaAAATGTCATCAGCGTTCAAGATTCGGAGCCTCTGCAAGTGAACTTCAAAACAGAAAATGTTGAGCATGCTAAAATTGAAGCATTGAATCAAGAAGACATTTTATGTCATATCGATAAAACTTCAGTACCATTATCTGGTGTCAGCCACTTTGATGAAGTCAGCAGTGAGACAGATAATTATGTGGATGCACCCAACACATTGGATTCTGAATCAGAGACAGAAGCTGGGTGTCACACCAAAAGTGAAGTGCAGATACTATCTAACTTCAGCTCACAAGGAATGGAGCCTAGAACAGAAATGAGACAAGTCATAGCTGTACAAAGTTCAGAGCCCTCTGATGTTGAAGCACATAATTCATCACGTAGTTCTTTGAGTCAAGATGTGACACCAAAATCTTTGCATTTGAGTTCTTTGAATGGTTCGGAACATGTGCAATCATCTTATGCCACAGAATTTTTGCAAAAACAAGAACAAACTGttgttgatgatttttgtgaaagAAATGCTCCCAATATTTCTGAAACAAAAATTCATGCATATGAGTGTATTGACAGTGTTCTCTCCCCTATATCAGGCACTTTCAGCTCACGAACAATGATGCTAGCAGAAACCAGATGTGAGGGATCTATATTGAAACCTGATCCTCTTGCTGATGTGTCTGGTGTTCCTTCCATTAAGCTTTGGACAAATGGTGGCCTTCTTGGAGTTGAACCTTCAAAACCACCAGAGCTTGGATCTGTGAATACTCAAA ATGCAGCATGTATGCAAAATGAACCTACATCAGTAGATGCCAACTCCCAAGGGAAGGTGGCTGGCGAACCAACTAATTTGGATTCCTCAGTTCAAAGCAATTCAACTGAGGATCATTTTTTTGCAAGAGGATATAATACTGTTCAAAAGTTCAAAGGTTCTCCATCCTGCCATAACAATCAACATGTAGATAATGTCAAACAGGACTCAAATGTATCTGCTGAACCTTTTCTACAGAGGAAATTTGAACATAATTCTGAAGACACTGATGTTAGCAATTATGCTAGCTCTGATAAACTTGACATGACAAGAAATAGTGCCTCTAGTGGAGCTCCTTTAACAGATATTTATTGTACTGGATCAAGACAAAATGGGCCTAGCCAAAGCACTGTGGGTATCTCATCCAGTTTTTCTGAGCTTGCACAGAGGTTTCTTGCAAATACTATCCATAGAGAAGCATCACTTTCCATGCCTTCAGGAAATATAAACACTGAAATAAGAAAACCAAAGGGTGCAACTTCCTGTCTTCATGATGATATAGAAGTGTCAAATGAAGTTGCATCCCAAAGAACCGATGAACAAAGTACCAACAAAAAGGTTGCTCATGTACCAGCAAAAGAACCAGTCTCTTTTACTTCATATTACCATGAGCAATCTTCTCCACCACTTGAATATATGAAAATCTCTTCTCATCCTATGAATGGCTTGGATAATTCTAACTTGAAGTTGGATTTTTCCGGTGGCAATCTCCATGAAAATAGTGAAGATGCTACCTTTCCATCATTTCAGTTGCATCACGGCCCTGTTGATAATTTGCCAGTTGTTCTCTCTGAGTCAGATGATGACACCTTCCATAGATCTTGTCCATATTCTTCAGAGGAACTTCTCAGTCCTCGCTCatatacaagctctgaacagtgggaaCAAGAAGGAAGAAGTGAATATGTAGACCATGAGTTAAATAATGTTCCATACAGGTTTCAATCCTCAACTACATCCATCTCTAGATCTATGGGATTTGAGCAAATGAATCATTCAAGTATTAGCAAACCAGATGGATTGGAAAACTTTGATGCTATCATTGACAGTAGCAAAGTGCCGTCTCAGTCAGTGTCTGCCATGGAGCTTCCTGGTCTTGATTCTGTTCTATCTGTGAAAAACCAACAAGAAAGAAAATTCCCCTCTCTGCGAGAAAATCCAGCAAATGTTGAAGTGCAATCAACAAATGAGCTGCCACCACCCCCGCCTCTGCCCCCTATGCAGTGGAGGACATTTAAGTTATCAATTAAATTAGATGATAATGATCCTAATATTTCCAGCAATCTCAATCATTTGGATGAATTACAACCACTAAGGTGTCCTTCCCAGATAAAGGAGCAATATTCGCCAGGATCTCCATTTGTCAACGAACCAATTTCACCACATTCCGACAAAATA CAAgatcaactgaaattaaattgggAGAAAAAGTCAACTCGTAGTGTCAGTCATAAAGAAGTGGACAGAAGGGAGGACCTGCTTGATCAAATCAGAAATAAG TCATTTAATCTGAGGCGAGCCAAAATATCCATGCCAAGAGACATTCCACGGCCCAAAACCAGCATTACCAATGCCAATGTTGCCGCAATCTTGGAAAAGGCAAGCGCTATTCGCCAG GCATTTGTGGGCAGTGATGAGGGTGGTGATGATGACAACTGGACCGATGCTTGA
- the LOC135671217 gene encoding SCAR-like protein 2 isoform X1 translates to MPLVRLELRNEYGLGDPELYRGGFRKEEPKAILDGVAVSGLVGILRQLGDLAEFAADVFHDLHEQITATAVRGRQMMTRVQNIESTVPSIEKAFGKQTSYVHFAYVAGSDWHARVRDEQSSLLSTELPRFMMDSYEECRDPPRLFLLDKFDHAGTGACLKRYSDPPYFKRVWTASQMENSENFQKEKKVHKTKRKGSRPRHGEVKHAVYISHHDSSDIRFASPSIDGQRFSAVNVSSPDMRLNLEFLSRSTSFASKTRENYAEQTSYVNPQGVPDDLDYSEVPNPNLHSKDSHLSVPVLHDEPSADGLYNVAQHDLPQEQSVPRSSSVTWDEKLEIVKPTSPVSYNDILVDRVQDLENVISVQDSEPLQVNFKTENVEHAKIEALNQEDILCHIDKTSVPLSGVSHFDEVSSETDNYVDAPNTLDSESETEAGCHTKSEVQILSNFSSQGMEPRTEMRQVIAVQSSEPSDVEAHNSSRSSLSQDVTPKSLHLSSLNGSEHVQSSYATEFLQKQEQTVVDDFCERNAPNISETKIHAYECIDSVLSPISGTFSSRTMMLAETRCEGSILKPDPLADVSGVPSIKLWTNGGLLGVEPSKPPELGSVNTQSKNFISDSRNFASDFSSCTLKSQTLVNESDAACMQNEPTSVDANSQGKVAGEPTNLDSSVQSNSTEDHFFARGYNTVQKFKGSPSCHNNQHVDNVKQDSNVSAEPFLQRKFEHNSEDTDVSNYASSDKLDMTRNSASSGAPLTDIYCTGSRQNGPSQSTVGISSSFSELAQRFLANTIHREASLSMPSGNINTEIRKPKGATSCLHDDIEVSNEVASQRTDEQSTNKKVAHVPAKEPVSFTSYYHEQSSPPLEYMKISSHPMNGLDNSNLKLDFSGGNLHENSEDATFPSFQLHHGPVDNLPVVLSESDDDTFHRSCPYSSEELLSPRSYTSSEQWEQEGRSEYVDHELNNVPYRFQSSTTSISRSMGFEQMNHSSISKPDGLENFDAIIDSSKVPSQSVSAMELPGLDSVLSVKNQQERKFPSLRENPANVEVQSTNELPPPPPLPPMQWRTFKLSIKLDDNDPNISSNLNHLDELQPLRCPSQIKEQYSPGSPFVNEPISPHSDKIQDQLKLNWEKKSTRSVSHKEVDRREDLLDQIRNKSFNLRRAKISMPRDIPRPKTSITNANVAAILEKASAIRQAFVGSDEGGDDDNWTDA, encoded by the exons ATGCCGTTGGTGCGGTTGGAGTTGAGGAACGAGTACGGGTTGGGAGATCCGGAGCTGTACAGGGGAGGGTTCAGGAAGGAGGAGCCGAAGGCGATCTTGGATGGCGTCGCCGTCTCCGGCCTCGTGGGGATCTTGCGGCAGCTGGGCGACCTCGCCGA ATTTGCTGCGGATGTTTTCCATGACTTGCATGAACAAATAACGGCCACAGCTGTACGAGGGCGTCAAATGATGACACGAGTACAGAACATAGAATCAACAGTTCCATCTATTGAGAAGGCCTTTGGAAAACAAACAAGCTACGTACATTTTGCATATGTTGCGG GTTCCGACTGGCATGCCCGTGTTCGAGATGAGCAAAGCAGCCTCCTCTCCACTGAATTGCCACGCTTTATGATGGATTCATATGAAGAATGCCGTGATCCACCTCGTTTGTTCCTGCTTGACAA ATTTGACCATGCCGGCACTGGAGCTTGTCTGAAAAGGTATTCAGATCCACCCTATTTTAAGAGGGTGTGGACTGCATCACAAATGGAAAATTCTGAAAATtttcaaaaggaaaagaaagttcaTAAAACCAAG AGGAAAGGATCAAGACCTAGACATGGAGAAGTTAAACATGCAGTCTACATATCTCATCATGATAGTAG TGATATAAGATTTGCATCCCCAAGCATTGATGGGCAAAGATTTTCTGCTGTGAATGTATCTTCACCTGATATGAGgttaaatcttgaatttttaAGTAGATCTACATCTTTTGCTTCAAAGACTAGAGAGAACTATGCCGAACAAACTTCATATGTAAATCCTCAGGGGGTGCCTGATGATCTAGACTACAGTGAAGTGCCTAATCCTAATTTACATAGCAAAGATAGCCATCTAAGTGTTCCTGTTCTACATGATGAGCCAAGTGCAGATGGTTTGTATAATGTTGCTCAACATGATTTGCCGCAAGAACAAAGTGTTCCCAGATCATCTTCTGTTACATGGGATGAAAAATTGGAAATAGTTAAGCCTACAAGTCCAGTATCATACAATGACATACTCGttgacagggttcaagatttagaAAATGTCATCAGCGTTCAAGATTCGGAGCCTCTGCAAGTGAACTTCAAAACAGAAAATGTTGAGCATGCTAAAATTGAAGCATTGAATCAAGAAGACATTTTATGTCATATCGATAAAACTTCAGTACCATTATCTGGTGTCAGCCACTTTGATGAAGTCAGCAGTGAGACAGATAATTATGTGGATGCACCCAACACATTGGATTCTGAATCAGAGACAGAAGCTGGGTGTCACACCAAAAGTGAAGTGCAGATACTATCTAACTTCAGCTCACAAGGAATGGAGCCTAGAACAGAAATGAGACAAGTCATAGCTGTACAAAGTTCAGAGCCCTCTGATGTTGAAGCACATAATTCATCACGTAGTTCTTTGAGTCAAGATGTGACACCAAAATCTTTGCATTTGAGTTCTTTGAATGGTTCGGAACATGTGCAATCATCTTATGCCACAGAATTTTTGCAAAAACAAGAACAAACTGttgttgatgatttttgtgaaagAAATGCTCCCAATATTTCTGAAACAAAAATTCATGCATATGAGTGTATTGACAGTGTTCTCTCCCCTATATCAGGCACTTTCAGCTCACGAACAATGATGCTAGCAGAAACCAGATGTGAGGGATCTATATTGAAACCTGATCCTCTTGCTGATGTGTCTGGTGTTCCTTCCATTAAGCTTTGGACAAATGGTGGCCTTCTTGGAGTTGAACCTTCAAAACCACCAGAGCTTGGATCTGTGAATACTCAAAGTAAGAATTTTATATCTGATTCTAGAAATTTTGCATCTGACTTTTCAAGTTGCACACTGAAGTCTCAGACACTTGTTAATGAATCAGATGCAGCATGTATGCAAAATGAACCTACATCAGTAGATGCCAACTCCCAAGGGAAGGTGGCTGGCGAACCAACTAATTTGGATTCCTCAGTTCAAAGCAATTCAACTGAGGATCATTTTTTTGCAAGAGGATATAATACTGTTCAAAAGTTCAAAGGTTCTCCATCCTGCCATAACAATCAACATGTAGATAATGTCAAACAGGACTCAAATGTATCTGCTGAACCTTTTCTACAGAGGAAATTTGAACATAATTCTGAAGACACTGATGTTAGCAATTATGCTAGCTCTGATAAACTTGACATGACAAGAAATAGTGCCTCTAGTGGAGCTCCTTTAACAGATATTTATTGTACTGGATCAAGACAAAATGGGCCTAGCCAAAGCACTGTGGGTATCTCATCCAGTTTTTCTGAGCTTGCACAGAGGTTTCTTGCAAATACTATCCATAGAGAAGCATCACTTTCCATGCCTTCAGGAAATATAAACACTGAAATAAGAAAACCAAAGGGTGCAACTTCCTGTCTTCATGATGATATAGAAGTGTCAAATGAAGTTGCATCCCAAAGAACCGATGAACAAAGTACCAACAAAAAGGTTGCTCATGTACCAGCAAAAGAACCAGTCTCTTTTACTTCATATTACCATGAGCAATCTTCTCCACCACTTGAATATATGAAAATCTCTTCTCATCCTATGAATGGCTTGGATAATTCTAACTTGAAGTTGGATTTTTCCGGTGGCAATCTCCATGAAAATAGTGAAGATGCTACCTTTCCATCATTTCAGTTGCATCACGGCCCTGTTGATAATTTGCCAGTTGTTCTCTCTGAGTCAGATGATGACACCTTCCATAGATCTTGTCCATATTCTTCAGAGGAACTTCTCAGTCCTCGCTCatatacaagctctgaacagtgggaaCAAGAAGGAAGAAGTGAATATGTAGACCATGAGTTAAATAATGTTCCATACAGGTTTCAATCCTCAACTACATCCATCTCTAGATCTATGGGATTTGAGCAAATGAATCATTCAAGTATTAGCAAACCAGATGGATTGGAAAACTTTGATGCTATCATTGACAGTAGCAAAGTGCCGTCTCAGTCAGTGTCTGCCATGGAGCTTCCTGGTCTTGATTCTGTTCTATCTGTGAAAAACCAACAAGAAAGAAAATTCCCCTCTCTGCGAGAAAATCCAGCAAATGTTGAAGTGCAATCAACAAATGAGCTGCCACCACCCCCGCCTCTGCCCCCTATGCAGTGGAGGACATTTAAGTTATCAATTAAATTAGATGATAATGATCCTAATATTTCCAGCAATCTCAATCATTTGGATGAATTACAACCACTAAGGTGTCCTTCCCAGATAAAGGAGCAATATTCGCCAGGATCTCCATTTGTCAACGAACCAATTTCACCACATTCCGACAAAATA CAAgatcaactgaaattaaattgggAGAAAAAGTCAACTCGTAGTGTCAGTCATAAAGAAGTGGACAGAAGGGAGGACCTGCTTGATCAAATCAGAAATAAG TCATTTAATCTGAGGCGAGCCAAAATATCCATGCCAAGAGACATTCCACGGCCCAAAACCAGCATTACCAATGCCAATGTTGCCGCAATCTTGGAAAAGGCAAGCGCTATTCGCCAG GCATTTGTGGGCAGTGATGAGGGTGGTGATGATGACAACTGGACCGATGCTTGA